The following is a genomic window from Cherax quadricarinatus isolate ZL_2023a chromosome 19, ASM3850222v1, whole genome shotgun sequence.
atatatatatatatatatatatatatatatatatatatatatatatatatatatatatatatatatatatatatatatatatatatatatatatatatatatatatatatatatatatatatatatatatatatatatatatatatatatatatatatatatatatatatatatatatatatataatatatatatatatatatatatatatatatatatatatatatatatatatatatatatatatatatatatatatatatatatatatatatatatatatatatatatattatatatatatatatatatatatatatatatatatatatatatatatatatatatatatatatatatattatatatatatatatatatatatatatatatatatatatatatatatatatatatatatatatatatatatattatatatatatatatatatatatatatatatatatatatatatatatatatatatatatatatatatatatatatatatatatatatatatatatatatatatatatatatatatatatatatatatatatatatatatatatatatatatatatatatatatatatatatatatatatatatatatatatatatatatatatatatatatatatatatatatatatatatatatatatatatatatataatatatatatatatatatatatatatatatatatatatatatatatatatatatatatatatatatatatatatatatatatatatatatatatatatatatatatatatatatatatatatatatatatatatatatatatatatatatatatatatatatatatatatatatatatatatatatatatatatatatatatatatatatatatatatatatatatatatatatatatatatatatatatatatatatatatatatatatatatatatatatatatatatatatatatatatatatatatatatatatatatatatatatatatatatatatatatatatatatatatatatatatatatatatatatatatatatatatatatatatatatatatatatatatatatatatatatatatatatatatatatatatatatatatatatatatatatatatatatatatatatatatatatatatatatatatatatatatatatatatatatatatatatatatatatatatatatatatatatatatatatatatatatatatatatatatatatatatatatatatatatatatatatatatatatatatatatatatatatatatatatatatatatatatatatatatatatatatatatatatatatatatatatatatatatatatatatatatatatatatatatatatatatatatatatatatatatatatatatatatatatatatatatatatatatatatatatatatatatatatatatatatatatatatatatatatatatatatatatatatatatatatatatatatatatatatatatatatatatatatatatatatatatatatatatatatatatatatatatatatatatatatatatatatatatatatatatatatatatatatatatatatatatatatatatatatatatatatatatatatatatatatatatatatatatatatatatatatatatatatatatatatatatatatatatatatatatatatatatatatatatatatatatatatatatatatatatatatatatatatatatatatatatatatatatatatatatatatatatatatatatatatatatatatatatatatatatatatatatatatatatatatatatatatatatatatatatatatatatatatatatatatatatatatatatatatatatatatatatatatatatatatatatatatatatatatatatatatatatatatatatatatatatatatatatatatatatatatatatatatatatatatatatatatatatatatatatatatatatatatatatatatatatatatatatatatatatatatatatatatatatatatatatatatatatatatatatatatatatatatatatatatatatatatatatatatatatatatatatatatatatatatatatatatatatatatatatatatatatatatatatatatatatatatatatatatatatatatatatatatatatatatatatatatatatatatatatatatatatatatatatatatatatatatatatatatatatatatatatatatatatatatatatatatatatatatatatatatatatatatatatatatatatatatatatatatatatatatatatatatatatatatatatatatatatatatatatatatatatatatatatatatatatatatatatatatatatatatatatatatatatatatatatatatatatatatatatatatatatatatatatatatatatatatatatatatatatatatatatatatatatatatatatatatatatatatatatatatatatatatatatatatatatatatatatatatatatatatatatatatatatatatatatatatatatatatatatatatatatatatatatatatatatatatatatatatatatatatatatatatatatatatatatatatatatatatatatatatatatatatatatatatatatatatatatatatatatatatatatatatatatatatatatatatatatatatatatatatatatatatatatatatatatatatatatatatatatatatatatatatatatatatatatatatatatatatatatatatatatatatatatatatatatatatatatatatatatatatatatatatatatatatatatatatatatatatatatatatatatatatatatatatatatatatatatatatatatatatatatatatatatatatatatatatatatatatatatatatatatatatatatatatatatatatatatatataatatatatatatatatatatatatataaaatatatataatatatatatatatatatatatatatatatatatatatatatatatatatatattatatatagggaAGATACCTAAtttatagctggaatggggacctcatcctcagagaagacaataaacgcattcctcagagaaaactcaaggttctccccaggagctgtttgcaatattttcttctcctaccaccccctatatgtttctaattctatgtgaacatttattaataaacaaaatacatttacagaaaaaaacataaacatgaatacaatggcacaatgtatcaaagatgatgaatttcctccagctcctccgaggctggacgtgagccaagtatgcagcaagcatttcccctctggatggcaacgctgaggcgctggaacatgaaagtggctgcccttgggtccctggtggtgtcgatgagtctggaacccaaccctttaaggaaacgtgtggcatttttttccccatgatcccaaggtctccgatcccactgggacaaattgatactgcttggctaatgtccctgtacttgctgatcttgtactcctccctgtggtcagcagctcctcctgtcgccccacactgtgatggatataggtgtcagccagtgtgacacacaggtatagtcccatgctaagagcttgccattcttccaaggatagatggtgatcctgctggggcggtttgctggttatgggtattgtttgctgcaagtgatcgtggctcctctcggcagggcatccagctgtagcaagggttctcttaatgatgtcgttgacctcattgtgtcttgcatgccagccctggttttggaacagttaagaccatgtagtccgaattggtctgcttgcacttcgcgaaacacacatatattctgtgtgaattggggcagcaaggcgcagagccactgcaatacggagggtcttaggtcgagtatatatatattatatatatatatatatatatatatatatatatatatatatatatatatatatatatatatatatatatatatatatatatatatatatatatatatatatatatatatatatatatatatatatatatatatatatatatatatataatatatatatatatatatatatatatatatatatatatatatatatatatatatatatatatatatatatatatatatatatatatatatatatatatatatatatatatatatatatatatatatatatatatatatatatatatatatatatatatatatatatatatatatatatatatatatatatatatatatatatatatatatatatatatatatatatatatatatatatatatatatatatatatatatatatatatatatatatatatatatatatatatatatatatatatatatatatatatatatatatatatatatatatatatatatatatatatatatatatatatatatatatatatatatatatatatatatatatatatatatatatatatatatatatatatatatatatatatatatatatatatatatatatatatatatatatatatatatatatatatatataaaatatatatatatatatatatatatatatatatatatatatatatatatatatatatatatatatatatatatatatatatatatatatatatatatatatatatatatatatatatatatatatatatatatatatatatatatatatatatatatatatatatatatatatatatatatatatatatatatatatatatatatatatatatatatatatatatatatatatatatatatatatatatatatatatatatatatatatatatatatatatatatatatatatatatatatatatatatatatatatatatatatatatatatatatatatatatatatatatatacatatatatatatatatatatatatatatatatatatatatatatatatatatatatatatatatatatatatatatatatatatatatatatatatatatatatatatatatatatatatatatatatatatatatatatatatatatatatatatatatatatatatatatatatatatatatatatatatatatatatatatatatatatatatatatatatatatatatatatatatatataaatatatatatatatatatatatatatatatatatatatatatatatatatatatatatatatatataaaatatatatatatatatatatatatatatatatatatatatatatatatatatatatatatatatatatatatatatatatatatatatatatatatatatatatatatatatatatatatatatatatatatatatatatatatatatatatatatatatatatatatatatatatatatatatatatatatatatatatatatatatatatatatatatatatatatatatatatatataaaatatatatatatatatatatatatatatatatatatatatatatatatatatatatatatatatatatatatatatatatatatatatatatatatatatatatatatatatatatatatatatatatatatatatatatatatatatatatatatatatatatatatatatatatatatatatatatatatatatatatatatatatatatatatatatatatatatatatatatatatatatatatatatatatatatatatatatatatatatatatatatatatatatatatatatatatatatatatatatatatatatatatatatatatatatatatatatatatatatatatatatatatatatatatatatatatatatatatatatatatatatatatatatatatatatatatatatatatatatatatatatatatatatatatatatatatatatatatatatatatatatatatatatatatatatatatatatatatatatatatatatatatatatatatatatatatatatatatatatatatatatatatatatatatatatatatatatatatatatatatatatatatatatatatatatatatatatatatatatatatatatatatatatatatatatatatatatatatatatatatatatatatatatatatatatatatatatatatatatatatatatatatatatatatatatatatatatatatatatatatatatatatatatatatatatatatatatatatatatatatatatatatatatatatatatatatatatatatatatatatatatatatatatatatatatatatatatatatatatatatatatatatatatatatatatatatatatatatatatatatatatatatatatatatatatatatatatatatatatatatatatatatatatatatatatatatatatatatatatatatatatatatatatatatatatatatatatatatatatatatatatatatatatatatatatatatatatatatatatatatatatatatatatatatatatatatatatatatatatatatatatatatatatatatatatatatatatatatatatatatatatatatatatatatatatatatatatatatatatatatatatatatatatatatatatatatatatatatatatatatatatatatatatatatatatatatatatatatatatatatatatatatatatatatatatatatatatatatatatatatatatatatatatatatatatatatatatatatatatatatatataaaaatatatatatatatatatatatatatatatatatatatatatatatatatatatatatatatatatatatatatatatatatatatatatatatatatatatatatatatatatatatatatatatatatatatatatatatatatatatatatatatatatatatatatatatatatatatatatatatatatatatatatatatatatatatatatatatatatatatatatatatatatatatatatatatataaaatatatatatatatatataataaaatatatatatatattatatatatatatatatatatatatatatatatatatatatatatatatatatatatatatatatatatatatatatatatatatatatatatatatatatatatatatatatacacacacacacgtgtatatatatatatatatatatatacacacacacacgtgtatatatatatatatatacacacacacacgtgtatatatatatatatatacacacacacacacgtgtatatatatatatatacacacacacacacacacacacgtgtatatatatatatatatatatatatatatatatatatatatatatatatatatatatatatatatatatatatatatgcctggaTTCGGCGTATCAAGCTGATCCAGATTTAGTGTAGTCGATAGAACTCAACAAAAGGTCACATTAATCTGCAGTAAGGTTAGCTAGTGTGCTTTGTTAACTATAATAGAGATTAAGATACTTTAATAAACCCAATGTTTATAGGTTAGTAAATCTGCCAAGGAACAGGGAGGTCTTCTAGGAAGATTTTTGCCAAAGATGTACCCTAATAAACTAAATTGGATATACTGAACCTACTGTGCTGGTACTCTGGTTTGCACGAGTTACATTGTGAGAAGAAATGCTAGCAAGAATTTCTGGTCATATTTTGTCACACAGGACAGGATTCATATAGTAGAGCAAAAATGTGATAGTCAAGACTTCAACTATGGGTTTAGTAGTTACGGCAACATCAGAAGTTACCTTCCAGCAGGGCCGAGTCTCAGGTTTTCTTATAACTCACTGATGAAACGGGATTTGATATATAtaaatgagtatatatatacagctgttggagtgtgagcagggtaatattttgtgaagggattcagggaaaccgtttagccggacttgagtcttggaaatgggcagtacaatgcctgcactttaaaggatattggcagtttggagagacatctaaactgttgtatctgagcgcctctgcaaagacagtgattgtgtatgagtgatggtgagtgttgaatgatgaaattttttctttttttttttctttttgggtcaccctgcctcggtgagagacggccgacgtgttgatatatatatatatatatatatatatatatatatatatatatatatatatatatatatattgtgtgtgtgtgtaattatataCAGCGCAATATACTGTATGTTTTACATAGAACAGTTGTGAACACAAGGAAAAGGAGACAGTGGACTTTATGATATACATAACATATACGTAGATGCGTTGAAGTCATTTTGTAAGCAATGGCATACGTCAATTTTTCAAGATTACAACTTAAGTATTAGGGAAGGGAAATGAGAATACTATTTTCTTTTACTAATATTTTACGAAAATTACGTACATCTGCTTTGTGTGGCTTCCATGTTCTGTATGAAAGTTGCATTATGGGAACAAAAGTTACTtatgtttccctctcatattctatCACAAAGGATGGAACCGCAAACATAATTACCATATATATGGTTTGCATTCAAGCCATACGTGAAAGAATGAATTCTGGTAGCTTGACATGGGGCTTTTTGGTTGAGGCAgaaggggattattattattattattatttgcgtgGGGGAGGGCCAACCCGTAAGAGTTATACAGCTCCTAGAGGAATGGGAAGTATTGAGGTTCAATCTGAGGGATTGGCAGGTGTAGTTCCTTAATAGAGACCCTCTCACAGACTTCAAGGAATCTCCCCtgagggaagatgagggagaggCTACCGCCAGGATGAGGGGAGATTTATGAATTTAGGACGACTCGCGaagtcataatgacacgattgaattTGGTTTTAGGAGAGAATTGTATtggatgtatatatacagtatatgatgAAACTAGAAACGATAGGGACAAGAGGTTCATTGCGAGGGGAGGGGTTCATCACCTCACAATAAGAAAAGGTCGAAATGTGTATAACATTGCAGGTTGGTAGAGGGCAGCAGTCAAGGATGTTGTCACTGGGAAGAGCAACAACACGAACTGCACCTTACAAGGAAGGGTCAACGACCACATGTTGGCGGGCTTGACGTAATAGACATCACAAGTATATTGATCTCTAACCTGGCAGTCTCTCCCTAGCTCTTCTTCCATTGGGTACACGAAAACAACTGCGTGATACTTTAATTGAAATGTTAATAGAAAAATAACTTCATTATGCTGCTTTGGTACGCTAAAAATGATCATGCACTGAAGAATGAAGAGCGTGTGAAAGACCTGGGTGTAATTATGTCAATTGTCTtgcctttcaaagaacacaataaggaaAATGTCTCAAAAGCTATTAAAATGACGGGTTGGATAATGTGAAGTTTAAAAACAAAGGAAACAATGCCACTGGTGACACTGTTCAAATCACTTTTGCTCACATGCTTGGAGTACTGATCAGTGTTCATAGAGCCAACAAAGCATTTAAACTTGTGGGAATGCTTAAAAGTTCTGAATATGTACTCTCTGGTGTGGAAAAAGAAgagatacaatatatatatatatataaaggtattTAGGGGCATAGTCCCAAACATAcattcacacccactcatgtacctgtCCAATCTATATTTAAAGCTACTCAGAGCTCTTACTGAAAAATAGATTTAAAACAAATAGATTCAAAGGACGACATCATTGAATTTCAGAGGGCTTTAAACAAGCTAATGTGGTCTGAAAAGTGACGCAAACAGTTCATTGTGGATAAATATCGTCTTACCAGATATCAAGAACACTGCTGGATTAAGAGAAAACTTGACAAGTAACTCTGTCAGATAACCAgggtgtgatggatatatggCCCAATGAGCCGCCATCtatgactaggcaagcaccagacaacccTGGTCCAGGACCGGGCTGAGGGAATAGGAAAACTTTCAAAATCAGTGAGAGCCATATCAAAAGTTTGACTGTGTGGGTGAATATGAAATGCATACCAACTTACCGGTAGTTGGTAACCATACCAATTTAAATGACAAAGCTTCTAAGCTTATGTGCAGCCTGCAGCTCCCTGAAAATTTTCCTATCCTCTTTGTAAcctggcgctgtataacccttgtggcttagcgcttcttttttattataataatttgtaaCCTGGCAGTGGCGTTTTCCTGAGGTGAAACAGAATAAGAAATAAGtccatttcaaatttcaaatacTTTGTAAATTTTCTGAACTCGTTTTGCAATCCCTAAAAATTACTGTAACTCATTCAGAATTAAGCAGACATTTTATAAGCAGGACAgagtaatgtagataaatggttcagagaaccgacaagttgatgaattagacacatgtgcaacacttgggtatctttattgaggaaacttttcgccacgcaGTGTCTTCATCGGTCTTAAACAAAGAAtgatgaagatcagaaggagtttggggtatcagtccctcaccctggagtcgattgatggactgattacatcgactccaggctgagggactgattacctcaaactcctgatcatCACCAGTTTTCTTtatttaggactgatgaagccagtgtgtggcaaaacgtttcctcaaagatacccaagtgttgcacacgggACAGAGTAAGCATATTGCAGATTAACGCAAAATTAAGGACCACCCTGGTTTGCATGTTTCACCAGTATAATACCGTACTGATGTCTGACGCTAGGCAGCATTGCTCGCGTTTTGATTTTACACTTGGGACGAAAACTTGCCGAGACTTTAAATTGTATGTGTAGCTACATTTAATTTCAAGTAATTCATAATTGGTAGGATATATAACATAGTGCTTTAATGCAGAAACTTTTTATTGACAGACTTTAAAAAGAAAAGAGCGTGAATATGAGCACGAGATGGAACGCTTAGCCAGAGAAAAGATAGCTCACCAACAGAAGTTGTCAGCACTGAAGAAGGAGTTGTCAGCACGATGGGACCATATTGACTTTAATGCCTTACTCCCGGATATGGCATCTCTTGAACAATACAGAGATAAAGAGACAAAGTCAACTACCACTGCTTCAGAGCAGCCAGACCTGGATGATGATTCTCCTAGGGATGCCGGTACGCAAGCCACCTCAGTTGCTACTTCGTGTACTCTCTCACCTCGTCTACATGCTGAACCTCGAGGGACCGTCACCTTTGCTACCATGGGTACAGATGGGAATACAGGTGTTGGCACCTCAAACTTGGCACCTCCAAGAGAGCATTTTATGGACCCAAACCAGCCATTAAATCTGTCAACAAACATCGTGGACTCTTCAAGAGCGTCACCTCGGGCACAGCAGGTGTCCCAAGGACGATCTCCACATCATACTAGTGAGTGGGGGTCGCACCAAGCATCACCGCACTATACTTCAGCAGCCTATACTACTAGTAGTGAGGAAGACACATGGCCATCTTCAGATATTAGTACTATGGCACCCACCTTAATGCGGGAAACAATTACAAGTGTACCTAATGAGCACTTGCCTATAATGGGAAGTACTGGGATCCATCTGCCAGCACAACTAGTGGCAGGTGGAATGCAGTTAAATGGTGCACCAGGGGGACTGTTaggccagccagccatccaggtcATCACTCCAGAGGGTTATAAATTGCTGCCAGCAGACCATGCACCAAATGGTGCTAAGCCACTCACAATCACACTTGCACATCCAGGTTAGTTAACATATGAAGTAATATTTATTACCTTTTGACCTACATTAAAAGTAATTACTAGTGAGCAATTAGTATAATTTTTGCCATAATTGTCAAGTTATTTTTAATCTTTAGTACCCCACCAGGGAGGTTAATGACAAGTGAGGTgctttttgatccaaggaattggatgtgtacttccctttcttggatcgaacctgaatgccttccattcccacaGGCACTGTCAGACCCCTATGGGTTCAAGTGCTCCCCATgagttatttattattaataataatgtacatgtaATTTCAACTTTACCAGAAGGACTTGAGAGGGCAGAGAACTCAGATGAAATAAAAACTAATGCAGCTCCAATGATGGTTGCCCTAAACAAAAATGGAGTACCAGCCCTGCACTTGGCAGTGCCCACCACTGCCCGTTCACTATCACATACGCAAGGTTGGTGACTATAGCCCAGACTATAATATGGATATACATATGGCAGGTTCATCTCTGACATTAAGACCATGTTTTAGGCAATTTGCAAATTTTAGCTAATTGTCATGTTGAAAATTATTTGTTTACATACTAAAGTTCTTTAGCCagttataattatcatacatcaATCAGTAATAAAGTATCATAGCAATAATTCATGTATTTTCTGGTGGTAGATGAAGTCATGTTCATTCTTCTCAATGGCACCTCCTTGAATggtagtgaggggctcttgatcaaactAATTGGACTTTTCCTACCCATTTGTCATTTCCAGGTGCCACATGATCCCTATTGGTTCAGTGCATACCCGAAGTATAATATATAAAGTACTTTACTGTACAATGAAAATCTTTACAATAACTATTAATGTATACATATTTGTTTTTATTAGCATTATTAAATTAGGCTTGTTTCTTTTAGGCACTAATGGAACCACAACAGTTCCTCTGAATTTAAGTGTAGGAGGCACTCCAACTGTGAAGGTGACGCAGGCAGCTAcatcctctctcttgtcttcgtATCTACCCATAACCCATGCTAATGGTGCGtttttatatttaaaatttatatacagTTAAGACCTGGTTTTCTTACTAAGATCCTTAGGTTGAAAAAAAGCTTGTTTTCCTGACAAAAATAATGACAAAATTCACAAATATTACCAGataaatttttaatatatttaattgATAAATACTAATGATTAATAACTTACTGATATAATGCAATCCTAATATGCATAGCAAGAAATAGTATTGCAATGATGTATATCTGCTACCTAGTTAGAAAATCTTGCTTATTAGTAAATAAAAGGAGGAGTGATTCTTGATGAATCTGTAGTTTGAGTATTAGTAATATATCACTAGCATTAAAAGTTTATATTTTAGGGATAAAACTTATTTGGTTTTAGAATTTCAATTTGTCCACGTTTAACAAAATAAATGTATTGGCAGGTATCACGCAGTTGGTGTCTGGTCTAAGTAGCAGCATGGGAACGCTGGTATCTGGAATAGGCCCTCCAATAGTTACACCTTTGGTGGTATCCCAGCCACAACGGGCTGGTGTACcaggaacagtaacaacagtaggcaGTAAGGGTATAAAAACTGCTgctatgggaggaagtgcaacgAGTGTACCACTAGTATCAACACAGTATACCACTTCTCTTGCAAGTGGTCTGGGAGGACTAGTAAAACCTGTGGTTGTAGTGT
Proteins encoded in this region:
- the LOC128705668 gene encoding TSC22 domain family protein 1 isoform X2; protein product: MGLKQVDPGEKWTHPPKKKWIYDYLADDEGGEEGVTEAVTKREVVLRRASETYSRSAPPTNTTHHHYHHNHHHSNHAGVAATTPPPAPRTAPSSPGHAREEMNQRRVPALTPPMVGGVRGVGVGCGQPQTSPRTCVSYPGSPASSPPHPTVTPRGSAVSPLGLPSAFRHDSSSPPSTTTTVATTTTVAANDPVITRLPHDALQPHLANGLSRQNGLTKSLALSPTSFTHHGLYSPEDPAFKDDKKRSGSTPSREVHNKLEKNRRAHLKECFETLRRQLPSMDDKKISNQTILKAAHRHIQTLKRKEREYEHEMERLAREKIAHQQKLSALKKELSARWDHIDFNALLPDMASLEQYRDKETKSTTTASEQPDLDDDSPRDAGTQATSVATSCTLSPRLHAEPRGTVTFATMGTDGNTGVGTSNLAPPREHFMDPNQPLNLSTNIVDSSRASPRAQQVSQGRSPHHTSEWGSHQASPHYTSAAYTTSSEEDTWPSSDISTMAPTLMRETITSVPNEHLPIMGSTGIHLPAQLVAGGMQLNGAPGGLLGQPAIQVITPEGYKLLPADHAPNGAKPLTITLAHPEGLERAENSDEIKTNAAPMMVALNKNGVPALHLAVPTTARSLSHTQGTNGTTTVPLNLSVGGTPTVKVTQAATSSLLSSYLPITHANGITQLVSGLSSSMGTLVSGIGPPIVTPLVVSQPQRAGVPGTVTTVGSKGIKTAAMGGSATSVPLVSTQYTTSLASGLGGLVKPVVVVSAPAAVAGLMAGAHTVASGKP
- the LOC128705668 gene encoding TSC22 domain family protein 1 isoform X1, whose product is MSAVLVKKYKGEIVRGKEKCWLYYNTGGWQPPTHYWWEGWRGGSSSGDAATNTDEGGEEGVTEAVTKREVVLRRASETYSRSAPPTNTTHHHYHHNHHHSNHAGVAATTPPPAPRTAPSSPGHAREEMNQRRVPALTPPMVGGVRGVGVGCGQPQTSPRTCVSYPGSPASSPPHPTVTPRGSAVSPLGLPSAFRHDSSSPPSTTTTVATTTTVAANDPVITRLPHDALQPHLANGLSRQNGLTKSLALSPTSFTHHGLYSPEDPAFKDDKKRSGSTPSREVHNKLEKNRRAHLKECFETLRRQLPSMDDKKISNQTILKAAHRHIQTLKRKEREYEHEMERLAREKIAHQQKLSALKKELSARWDHIDFNALLPDMASLEQYRDKETKSTTTASEQPDLDDDSPRDAGTQATSVATSCTLSPRLHAEPRGTVTFATMGTDGNTGVGTSNLAPPREHFMDPNQPLNLSTNIVDSSRASPRAQQVSQGRSPHHTSEWGSHQASPHYTSAAYTTSSEEDTWPSSDISTMAPTLMRETITSVPNEHLPIMGSTGIHLPAQLVAGGMQLNGAPGGLLGQPAIQVITPEGYKLLPADHAPNGAKPLTITLAHPEGLERAENSDEIKTNAAPMMVALNKNGVPALHLAVPTTARSLSHTQGTNGTTTVPLNLSVGGTPTVKVTQAATSSLLSSYLPITHANGITQLVSGLSSSMGTLVSGIGPPIVTPLVVSQPQRAGVPGTVTTVGSKGIKTAAMGGSATSVPLVSTQYTTSLASGLGGLVKPVVVVSAPAAVAGLMAGAHTVASGKP